A single genomic interval of Bacillus sp. es.036 harbors:
- a CDS encoding TVP38/TMEM64 family protein yields the protein MTSKTILKGLALTALIIVIYLLNQYVFDFRPSYIRGWISSFGFYAPLIFLLICIGRPFVLFPTSIISISGGLVFGPLLGTVLAVVGGSIGALLFFSLARKLGMNILPKSWKRRGEKLEKRLSEKGFLYVLLLRLVPFLHFDLVSYVCGVSNVNRRKYYLATLLGMLPGAIALNFLGASFLSNNISSVIIAAAVLLLLLLVSLYIRRKAFGPSVEEELK from the coding sequence ATGACTAGTAAAACTATTCTAAAAGGATTAGCATTAACGGCACTTATCATTGTCATTTATTTACTAAATCAATACGTATTTGATTTTAGACCTTCTTATATTCGTGGTTGGATTTCATCATTCGGCTTTTATGCTCCATTAATTTTCCTGCTTATTTGTATTGGTCGACCCTTCGTGCTCTTTCCCACCTCGATCATTTCGATCAGTGGTGGATTAGTATTTGGGCCCCTACTTGGTACAGTTCTTGCTGTGGTAGGTGGTTCAATAGGAGCTCTTCTTTTCTTTTCATTAGCAAGAAAATTAGGGATGAATATTCTACCAAAATCATGGAAGCGGAGGGGAGAAAAACTGGAGAAACGGTTATCGGAAAAGGGTTTTCTTTATGTCCTGTTGTTACGTCTCGTCCCTTTTCTCCATTTTGATTTAGTTAGCTATGTTTGTGGGGTTTCTAATGTGAATCGAAGGAAATACTATTTAGCAACACTACTTGGGATGCTACCAGGCGCCATTGCGTTGAATTTTCTTGGCGCAAGTTTTTTATCAAATAATATTTCATCGGTCATTATTGCTGCTGCAGTATTGCTTCTATTGCTACTCGTAAGTTTATATATTCGCAGAAAAGCATTCGGACCTTCTGTTGAAGAAGAACTGAAATAA
- a CDS encoding copper amine oxidase — protein sequence MDWKKGLLIVPLSFSLLIPTAGAFAADHEKQMDKPTVETPGADLRADLGHLLSEHAYLAVETMRKGAEGSADFEASAGALSENTEDLTAAITSVYGEEAGAEFNEIWSNHIGFFVDYVKATGNEDEDAKQKALDSLDGYKEDFSMFLENATGERLEADTLSEGLQAHINQLIGAFDSYVAGDYEMAYEKEREAIAHMQMVAKGFSGAITDQFPDKFENTKAVTPASDLRATLGHLLSEHAGFAMMTMQNGIDGSEDFDASAAALSENTDDLAAAITSVYGEEAGDQFKEMWSGHIGNFVEYVQATGAEDEEAKEAAMKALENYRADFSSFLETATEGRLEAGALSEGLQMHVTQLISAFDNYTMEDYDAAYDSVREAYAHMYMPAKGLSGAFVDQFPDKFAMEAMPTDMPKTGMGGTAEQQMPIEWIVAAIFATMAATGVIVRRKMQNS from the coding sequence ATTGACTGGAAAAAAGGACTTCTAATTGTTCCACTTAGTTTTTCACTTCTAATACCAACTGCAGGAGCATTCGCTGCTGATCACGAGAAGCAAATGGACAAGCCAACAGTTGAAACTCCAGGAGCTGATCTTCGTGCGGATCTTGGTCATTTACTTAGTGAGCATGCTTATCTTGCAGTTGAAACAATGAGAAAAGGTGCTGAAGGATCTGCCGATTTTGAAGCTTCAGCCGGAGCCTTAAGTGAAAATACAGAAGATCTTACAGCTGCGATTACATCTGTTTACGGTGAAGAAGCTGGTGCTGAATTTAATGAAATCTGGAGTAATCATATCGGATTCTTTGTTGATTACGTGAAAGCAACAGGGAATGAAGATGAAGACGCAAAACAAAAAGCGCTAGATAGCTTAGACGGTTATAAAGAAGATTTCTCCATGTTCCTTGAAAATGCAACTGGTGAACGTCTAGAAGCCGATACGTTATCAGAAGGACTTCAGGCACACATTAATCAATTGATAGGCGCATTCGATAGCTATGTAGCTGGAGATTATGAAATGGCATATGAGAAAGAACGTGAGGCTATTGCGCACATGCAAATGGTTGCTAAAGGATTCTCTGGAGCTATTACTGACCAGTTTCCGGATAAATTCGAAAATACAAAAGCCGTAACGCCAGCATCGGATCTTCGTGCAACACTAGGTCACCTTTTATCTGAGCATGCTGGGTTTGCTATGATGACGATGCAAAACGGTATTGACGGATCTGAAGATTTCGATGCTTCTGCCGCTGCATTGAGTGAGAATACGGATGATCTCGCAGCTGCCATTACTTCCGTCTATGGTGAGGAAGCAGGAGATCAATTTAAAGAAATGTGGTCTGGACATATCGGTAACTTTGTCGAGTACGTTCAAGCAACAGGAGCTGAAGATGAAGAAGCAAAAGAAGCAGCGATGAAAGCATTAGAAAATTATCGAGCTGATTTCTCAAGCTTCCTTGAAACAGCTACTGAAGGAAGACTAGAAGCGGGTGCATTATCTGAAGGACTTCAAATGCACGTTACCCAGCTAATTTCTGCTTTTGATAACTACACAATGGAAGATTATGATGCTGCTTATGATTCTGTTCGTGAAGCTTACGCACATATGTATATGCCAGCAAAAGGTTTATCAGGAGCTTTTGTAGATCAATTCCCGGATAAATTCGCTATGGAAGCAATGCCTACTGACATGCCGAAAACAGGTATGGGTGGAACTGCTGAACAGCAAATGCCAATCGAATGGATTGTTGCAGCGATTTTTGCAACGATGGCAGCAACCGGTGTGATTGTTCGTAGAAAGATGCAAAACAGTTAA
- a CDS encoding FAD-dependent oxidoreductase, translated as MKKLLLIGAGHAHLYIMKKLEEEKGEFDVTIISPSEYQYYSGMFSGYLEGLYNKEDMRIHIPTLAKAADIHFTEGAALSIDAKAKVVLTEKGDILSYDVLSIDIGSLTAGIDVPGARKHALRVKPNYRIEEVARAMQEAKNPVVVGGGAAGVEMALALSARRKLEDKKPVSIISHSPLLENTSAKAQEKIKQIMQDKNLPIYLKEKVANVTTSQIITSTGSQIAYDEVLWLTGPKAPGLFQTSQLPVDQEGYLLVEDTLQVKEYPAIFAAGDCASIRQYPGLPKAGVVAVRQSEILWENIKGFMKEANGRRFQPKDTYLSILSTGQKQGLLIYGRIVLHHPLSWKLKNRIDQKFMNIYKSNG; from the coding sequence TTGAAAAAACTATTGTTAATTGGAGCAGGACATGCTCATCTTTACATCATGAAGAAGCTTGAAGAAGAAAAAGGAGAGTTTGATGTGACAATCATTTCTCCTTCTGAGTATCAATATTATTCAGGAATGTTCTCAGGCTATCTCGAGGGTCTGTATAACAAAGAAGACATGCGTATACATATTCCAACACTAGCAAAAGCAGCAGACATTCATTTTACGGAGGGTGCAGCATTATCGATCGATGCTAAAGCGAAAGTGGTGTTAACCGAAAAAGGCGATATACTCTCATATGATGTTCTTTCAATTGATATCGGATCATTAACAGCCGGAATTGATGTCCCTGGAGCTAGAAAGCATGCTCTTCGCGTAAAACCTAACTATCGTATAGAAGAAGTAGCGAGAGCAATGCAGGAGGCAAAAAATCCCGTAGTTGTAGGAGGGGGCGCTGCGGGAGTTGAAATGGCTTTAGCTCTATCTGCAAGACGAAAACTTGAGGATAAGAAACCCGTTTCGATCATTTCTCATTCACCATTGTTAGAAAATACTTCTGCTAAAGCACAGGAAAAAATTAAGCAAATAATGCAAGATAAAAATTTGCCAATTTATTTGAAAGAAAAAGTGGCAAATGTCACGACTAGTCAGATTATCACCTCAACTGGTAGCCAAATTGCTTATGATGAAGTTTTATGGTTAACTGGCCCAAAAGCTCCCGGTTTATTTCAAACTTCTCAATTACCTGTTGATCAAGAGGGTTACTTACTTGTAGAAGATACACTACAAGTAAAGGAGTATCCCGCCATTTTTGCAGCGGGAGATTGTGCTTCTATCCGGCAGTATCCGGGTCTTCCTAAAGCCGGTGTAGTAGCCGTGCGACAATCAGAGATCCTTTGGGAGAATATTAAGGGGTTCATGAAAGAAGCGAATGGTCGGCGTTTCCAACCTAAAGATACTTACTTATCGATTCTTTCTACTGGCCAGAAACAGGGATTACTGATATATGGAAGAATCGTGCTTCATCATCCTCTCTCATGGAAATTAAAAAATCGAATTGATCAAAAGTTTATGAACATATACAAGTCGAATGGTTAA
- a CDS encoding CDP-alcohol phosphatidyltransferase family protein: MLDTHARKYVQPLMDRTSDLLLRIGLSANQVTVISFIIGISSGIFIYLDYYVWAVIVLWASGFLDAVDGTMARKTKPSAFGTVLDVSFDRVVEISVILGLAFRFPEAMWALLLLSTSIIFAMTIFLTVGAVSEKKGIKSFYYQAGAAERTEGFILFTAMILFHNFLVILTLAFVAIELFTAFQRLAEAKRILG; this comes from the coding sequence GTGCTTGACACTCATGCAAGAAAATATGTACAACCTCTAATGGATCGCACCTCAGATTTGCTACTTCGTATAGGTTTATCGGCTAATCAAGTAACGGTCATCTCATTCATTATTGGTATTTCATCTGGTATATTTATTTACCTTGATTATTACGTTTGGGCGGTTATCGTGTTATGGGCTTCAGGTTTTCTTGATGCTGTGGACGGAACAATGGCTCGGAAAACAAAGCCATCTGCTTTTGGCACCGTATTGGATGTGAGTTTTGATCGCGTAGTTGAAATTAGTGTCATATTAGGTCTTGCTTTTCGATTTCCTGAAGCAATGTGGGCGCTGTTATTATTAAGTACTTCCATCATTTTTGCCATGACGATCTTCCTTACAGTAGGGGCTGTGTCAGAGAAAAAAGGAATCAAATCATTCTATTATCAAGCTGGGGCTGCGGAGAGGACAGAAGGTTTTATTCTATTTACAGCAATGATTTTGTTTCACAACTTTTTAGTTATTTTAACACTAGCGTTTGTAGCAATTGAACTATTTACTGCTTTTCAAAGACTAGCGGAAGCAAAAAGGATATTAGGATAG
- a CDS encoding dihydrolipoyl dehydrogenase family protein, with protein sequence MKEYDLIVIGGGSGGLTVASGAANMGANVALIDDQPGLGGDCLHFGCVPSKAFITAAKEVHAIYKGAKEFGLTVSGEVLFSRAIDRVKEAIHEIQEIDSDERFEKLGVDIYRGKGSFKDSHTVLIDGENPIKGKRIVISTGSSPKVPPIDGVEHVSYLTNESIFNLDHLPESIVFIGGGPVGLELAQSLSRFGSNVTILETSETILKKEDHDIIPIATKELEKELSFVFKAEVKGIKEENGYKVVTYVENGEEKVIQSEMIMMSTGRKPNTDSLNLKAASVDEDNGFITVNASLQSSQSHIYAIGDVNGAFPFTHGAGMEGKLIVQNAVFGLKRKVSYENVPWVTYIDPEVFHLGMTEKEAKEKHGDQIRVFKVRTEDVDRFIAERKKNGLLKVITDMKGHILGAHAVGEDAGSWMQEIVFAKEHGHKIGDISTVIHPYPTKGAILNQAADLFWREKLFDGWLPKVSEKYIKWIR encoded by the coding sequence ATGAAAGAATATGATCTAATTGTAATAGGTGGAGGCTCTGGTGGACTTACTGTTGCATCTGGTGCAGCGAATATGGGAGCAAATGTGGCTTTAATCGATGATCAACCAGGTTTAGGTGGAGATTGTCTTCATTTTGGATGTGTTCCCTCAAAGGCCTTTATTACAGCAGCTAAAGAAGTTCATGCTATCTATAAAGGCGCAAAAGAGTTTGGACTTACGGTCAGTGGTGAAGTGCTTTTTAGTCGTGCGATCGATCGTGTGAAAGAAGCGATTCATGAAATTCAAGAAATTGATAGCGATGAGCGCTTTGAGAAATTAGGGGTAGACATTTACCGTGGCAAAGGTTCATTTAAAGATAGTCATACTGTTCTCATTGATGGCGAGAACCCTATCAAAGGGAAGCGAATTGTGATTTCCACAGGTTCAAGCCCGAAAGTCCCTCCAATTGACGGAGTGGAACATGTTTCTTATCTTACGAATGAATCGATTTTCAATTTAGATCACTTACCCGAAAGTATCGTTTTTATAGGTGGGGGTCCTGTGGGACTTGAACTTGCTCAATCTCTCTCAAGATTTGGCTCCAATGTAACGATACTTGAAACTTCTGAGACCATTCTGAAAAAAGAAGATCATGATATCATTCCAATTGCTACGAAGGAATTGGAAAAAGAGCTTTCATTTGTATTTAAAGCAGAAGTAAAAGGAATTAAAGAGGAAAATGGGTATAAAGTTGTGACGTATGTTGAAAATGGCGAAGAGAAGGTTATCCAATCTGAAATGATTATGATGTCAACGGGTAGAAAGCCTAATACAGATAGTTTAAATTTAAAAGCAGCTTCAGTAGATGAGGACAATGGATTTATTACAGTTAACGCGTCATTACAATCGAGCCAATCTCATATCTATGCAATCGGAGATGTGAATGGCGCCTTTCCGTTTACGCATGGAGCCGGTATGGAAGGAAAGCTTATTGTTCAAAACGCGGTGTTTGGATTAAAGAGAAAAGTAAGCTATGAGAACGTTCCATGGGTTACTTATATTGATCCTGAGGTGTTCCATCTTGGTATGACTGAAAAGGAAGCGAAAGAGAAACATGGCGATCAAATTCGTGTTTTCAAGGTTCGTACAGAAGATGTGGATCGTTTTATAGCTGAGCGCAAAAAAAATGGACTTCTAAAAGTAATAACAGACATGAAGGGGCATATTCTAGGTGCTCATGCTGTTGGGGAAGATGCAGGAAGCTGGATGCAGGAAATTGTGTTTGCAAAAGAACATGGTCATAAAATCGGAGACATTTCTACAGTTATTCATCCATATCCAACGAAAGGTGCTATCCTAAATCAAGCCGCTGATTTATTTTGGAGAGAAAAATTATTTGATGGTTGGCTACCTAAGGTGTCAGAAAAATACATTAAATGGATTCGATAA
- a CDS encoding ABC transporter ATP-binding protein, with the protein MNQLLQCRNIHKKFSNTSILQNLSFHLEEGEHFTVVGPSGCGKSTLLRCLAGLEALDEGDIYLREKSIVRLRPENRSVVLMFQDSLLFPHLTVLENVTYGLKRKKVAKTDRVRQAERMLKKVKLSKWKDAFPHELSGGQKQRVSLARALVLKPDLLLLDEPFSSLDATLRESLRGEVKDLLREEGITSLFITHDRDEAIEMGDRLAVMLEGRFIQIGLPYDVVTNPSSMESAKIIGEGLALEEGFIPLSKLKAIPVQDKPSNQDFTFVSGKVSAVTVKNNIECYRISWEQGSVLAMSDGRLVAGQEVLLIAKREEMKKYSHQKDQWGLAQ; encoded by the coding sequence TTGAACCAGCTATTGCAATGCAGAAATATTCATAAGAAATTTTCAAATACATCCATTTTGCAAAACCTTTCGTTTCATCTTGAAGAAGGTGAGCATTTTACAGTTGTTGGGCCATCAGGATGTGGTAAGAGTACACTCCTCAGGTGTCTTGCTGGTTTGGAAGCTCTAGATGAAGGAGACATATACTTAAGAGAAAAGTCAATTGTGAGACTGAGACCAGAAAATCGATCGGTCGTTTTGATGTTTCAAGATTCGTTATTATTTCCTCATTTAACCGTATTAGAAAACGTGACTTATGGTTTGAAAAGAAAAAAAGTAGCAAAAACCGATCGTGTGAGGCAGGCTGAACGAATGTTAAAAAAAGTGAAGCTGTCTAAATGGAAAGATGCCTTTCCACATGAGTTATCAGGTGGTCAAAAACAGAGAGTATCACTTGCGAGAGCACTAGTGCTGAAACCAGATCTACTTTTATTAGATGAGCCTTTTAGCTCACTTGACGCTACACTACGAGAATCACTTCGTGGTGAGGTGAAGGATTTATTAAGAGAGGAAGGGATCACTTCACTGTTTATCACTCACGACCGTGACGAAGCAATCGAAATGGGCGATAGACTTGCTGTTATGTTAGAGGGCAGATTCATTCAAATTGGTCTTCCTTATGATGTTGTCACAAATCCTTCATCTATGGAGAGTGCTAAAATTATTGGAGAAGGTTTGGCTCTAGAAGAAGGGTTTATTCCACTTAGTAAATTAAAAGCTATTCCTGTTCAAGATAAGCCTAGTAACCAGGATTTTACCTTTGTTTCAGGAAAGGTAAGCGCGGTTACAGTGAAAAATAATATAGAATGCTATCGTATCTCATGGGAACAGGGAAGTGTTCTTGCTATGTCAGATGGCCGTTTAGTTGCTGGCCAAGAAGTTCTGTTAATTGCTAAGAGGGAAGAAATGAAAAAATATTCCCATCAGAAAGATCAATGGGGACTTGCTCAATGA
- a CDS encoding ABC transporter substrate-binding protein, with protein sequence MKRKVTFIIATLLFIVACGNSESNETGNKEVLSKEWDEIVTSSKGTEVNLFMWGGDEGINQYIDKWAAPRLKEEHNITLNRQPMNTEEFMQKLLTEKKANKNEGTIDVIWINGSNFKNAKNADLLLGSFSKKLPHFQEYIGTQDQNANYDQGTEIDGLEAPWGNVQFVFHYDSSKVDIPPSTLGELKQWIHDNPGMFTYPNVSDFTGNTFVKHLLMKGAGEESSLLSKGFDKKVIQDSEEYVWNYLNDIKSDLWRNGETYPESLTKLDTLYSQGEILMTMGFNEARAESLIENGTFPDSTKSFVLKDPGSISNTHYLSIPFNSPNPEGAITVINFLESPEAQIAKMDPKMWGEGTVLNFDKLSEEDQQMIENLNRGESVLSTEALNEYKLPDIDTGYTEWINNEWANRIIEQ encoded by the coding sequence ATGAAGCGAAAGGTTACATTCATCATTGCAACGCTACTTTTTATTGTTGCATGTGGGAATAGTGAATCCAATGAAACGGGTAACAAAGAGGTATTGTCAAAGGAGTGGGATGAAATCGTAACCTCCTCTAAGGGAACAGAGGTTAATCTCTTTATGTGGGGAGGAGATGAAGGGATTAATCAATACATTGATAAATGGGCTGCCCCACGATTAAAAGAAGAACACAATATTACTCTTAACCGTCAACCGATGAATACTGAAGAATTTATGCAAAAGCTTTTGACAGAGAAAAAAGCGAACAAAAATGAGGGTACGATTGATGTCATATGGATTAATGGCTCAAACTTTAAAAATGCTAAGAATGCAGATTTATTACTAGGTTCTTTCTCAAAGAAATTGCCTCATTTTCAAGAATATATTGGAACTCAGGACCAAAATGCTAACTATGACCAGGGAACGGAGATTGATGGTTTAGAAGCTCCATGGGGAAATGTTCAGTTTGTTTTTCATTACGATTCAAGTAAAGTCGACATACCTCCTAGTACACTTGGTGAATTAAAACAGTGGATTCACGATAATCCTGGGATGTTTACGTATCCTAACGTTTCTGATTTTACGGGCAATACATTTGTGAAGCACCTTCTCATGAAGGGGGCAGGTGAAGAGTCAAGTCTTCTATCTAAGGGGTTTGACAAAAAAGTTATTCAAGACTCTGAGGAGTACGTCTGGAACTACCTTAATGATATTAAGTCTGATCTTTGGCGTAATGGTGAAACATACCCTGAATCATTAACCAAACTTGATACGCTTTATAGTCAGGGCGAAATCTTAATGACGATGGGCTTTAATGAAGCAAGAGCTGAAAGTTTAATTGAGAATGGAACGTTTCCTGATAGCACGAAGTCATTTGTTCTAAAAGATCCTGGCTCGATTTCAAATACACATTATCTCAGTATTCCATTTAATAGCCCAAATCCAGAAGGAGCTATAACGGTTATTAATTTTTTGGAGTCGCCAGAAGCTCAAATAGCTAAAATGGATCCTAAGATGTGGGGAGAAGGAACGGTTTTGAATTTCGATAAATTGAGTGAAGAGGATCAGCAAATGATTGAAAATCTTAATCGAGGAGAAAGTGTTCTTTCAACAGAAGCCTTAAACGAGTATAAGCTACCAGACATAGATACAGGTTACACGGAGTGGATTAATAATGAATGGGCGAATCGGATTATTGAGCAATAA
- a CDS encoding ABC transporter permease, with product MNGRIGLLSNNWKISLYLLPAIAITLLLVGYGTWSAVAQSFQTIDGEWTIAAYAELFSSDAFFHSLKLTFRVAILSTLLSLVIGLVMTRMLYELFKDSTWKLLVWIPMLIPHFVAGYLVFLFLSQSGLLSSLLYQIGALENRANFPVLVQEEFGIGIILTYVWKEVPFVILMLLPVYYEIDHRYSEVVRTLGGSNWDAFRTVELPWLLPVLIETSVILVAFVASAFEIPYLLGVTRPEMLPVRAYEWFYNGDWSKRPLAFSAMILPGVIALLLATLSIGAVQKHRLRMIKGRSR from the coding sequence ATGAATGGGCGAATCGGATTATTGAGCAATAACTGGAAAATAAGTTTATATTTATTACCTGCGATTGCGATCACATTGTTACTGGTAGGGTATGGAACGTGGTCAGCGGTAGCTCAAAGTTTTCAAACAATAGACGGAGAGTGGACGATCGCAGCATACGCGGAACTTTTTAGTAGTGATGCTTTTTTCCATTCTCTTAAATTAACATTTCGAGTTGCTATTCTGTCAACCTTACTATCGTTAGTGATAGGATTAGTAATGACAAGAATGTTATATGAATTATTTAAAGATTCAACGTGGAAGCTACTTGTATGGATACCAATGTTAATCCCGCATTTTGTTGCAGGTTATTTAGTGTTCCTGTTCCTTTCACAAAGTGGGCTGCTTTCTTCTCTGCTTTATCAAATAGGGGCATTAGAAAATCGAGCAAACTTTCCAGTTCTTGTTCAAGAGGAATTTGGAATCGGGATCATTTTAACATATGTATGGAAGGAAGTTCCTTTTGTAATTCTCATGCTTTTGCCTGTTTACTATGAAATCGATCACCGCTATTCTGAAGTCGTTCGTACGCTGGGTGGAAGTAATTGGGATGCTTTTAGAACAGTTGAATTACCATGGTTACTTCCCGTACTCATTGAAACTTCAGTAATATTAGTTGCATTTGTCGCTTCTGCGTTTGAAATTCCATACTTATTAGGAGTCACACGACCAGAAATGCTTCCGGTCAGAGCGTATGAATGGTTCTATAATGGGGATTGGAGCAAGCGGCCACTTGCTTTTTCAGCTATGATTCTTCCGGGTGTAATCGCCCTTCTTCTTGCGACCCTTTCCATTGGAGCTGTGCAAAAACATAGGCTTAGAATGATAAAGGGGAGAAGCAGATGA
- a CDS encoding ABC transporter permease: MRLFSKGLGKRELATSFMLILFIILFILPFVTIGLKSVSVGWRWPALLPNGLSLDAWRSIMKDPKLIESLVTTFKVAFLVVLLNILLAIPAARALSHYTFKGKSIIEGLLLSPILIPGILLAMGLQFTMIQFGIADKMIGVVFVHLIPTLPYAIRVMRAGYERMGSSLYEQASVLGAGLFTRFFTIALPLLLPSIRSLMLLTFVISLGQYALTAIIGGGTVITLPLLYYPYFSSSNEAVIAGFSILFALLPLLFIVLVEVMMRLVIRAVNRV; this comes from the coding sequence ATGAGGTTATTTTCGAAGGGTTTAGGGAAAAGGGAGTTAGCAACTAGTTTCATGCTTATTTTGTTTATCATATTATTCATCCTCCCCTTTGTAACAATAGGGTTGAAAAGCGTTTCTGTAGGATGGAGATGGCCAGCATTATTACCAAACGGACTAAGTTTAGATGCATGGCGGAGTATTATGAAAGACCCTAAATTAATTGAATCACTTGTTACAACGTTCAAGGTTGCGTTTTTAGTTGTATTATTAAATATACTTCTTGCTATACCAGCAGCAAGGGCTCTCTCTCACTATACGTTCAAAGGGAAATCAATTATTGAAGGACTATTGCTATCTCCTATTTTAATCCCTGGCATTTTACTTGCAATGGGACTTCAATTTACAATGATACAATTTGGTATAGCTGATAAGATGATAGGCGTTGTCTTTGTGCATTTGATTCCTACACTACCTTATGCGATTCGTGTCATGAGGGCAGGGTATGAGAGGATGGGAAGTAGTCTATATGAGCAAGCGTCTGTACTAGGAGCCGGTCTATTCACCCGTTTTTTTACAATTGCACTACCATTATTACTACCAAGTATTAGAAGCTTAATGCTTTTAACTTTTGTTATATCGTTAGGACAATATGCGCTAACAGCTATTATTGGTGGAGGTACTGTGATTACCCTCCCATTGTTATATTATCCCTATTTTTCGAGTTCGAATGAAGCAGTTATTGCAGGATTTTCAATTCTTTTTGCTTTGCTTCCCCTCTTATTTATTGTTTTGGTGGAAGTTATGATGAGGCTGGTTATTCGAGCTGTTAATCGCGTTTGA